From a single Streptomyces sp. 1331.2 genomic region:
- a CDS encoding ABC transporter ATP-binding protein gives MTTATLPDRTATGSATVEFRALRRSFGATTALDGLDLTVRPGELLALLGPSGCGKTTALRILAGFEQHDSGEVLVDGRDITAIPAHKRDAGMVFQSYSLFPHLTALDNVAFGLRMRGAGKAERRKRAHELLELVGLPHRAEHYPHQMSGGQQQRIALARALALQPRVLLLDEPLSALDAKVRLQLREEIRRLQQELGITTLFVTHDQEEALSMADRVAVLRAGRLEQCATPSELYGRPATAFVAEFVGTMSRIPCARTSDGVEVLGRRHAVDGEIPADGELQVLVRPENVTLTPAADGPALVVSASFLGAVTRITVRLADGTEVKADLPTEATAALPVGSHAELTLPQRPVLVDRRPA, from the coding sequence ATGACCACGGCCACCCTCCCCGACCGGACCGCCACCGGCAGCGCCACCGTCGAGTTCCGCGCGCTGCGCCGCTCCTTCGGCGCCACCACCGCCCTGGACGGCCTGGACCTCACCGTCCGGCCGGGCGAACTGCTCGCCCTGCTCGGCCCGTCCGGCTGCGGCAAGACCACCGCGCTGCGCATCCTGGCCGGCTTCGAACAGCACGACTCCGGCGAGGTCCTGGTCGACGGCCGGGACATCACCGCGATCCCCGCGCACAAGCGCGACGCCGGCATGGTGTTCCAGTCGTACAGCCTCTTCCCGCACCTGACCGCGCTGGACAACGTCGCCTTCGGGCTGCGGATGCGCGGCGCCGGCAAGGCCGAGCGCCGCAAGCGCGCCCACGAGCTGCTGGAGCTGGTCGGCCTGCCGCACCGCGCCGAGCACTACCCGCACCAGATGTCCGGCGGCCAGCAGCAGCGCATCGCGCTCGCCCGCGCGCTCGCCCTGCAGCCGCGCGTGCTGCTGCTGGACGAGCCGCTGTCCGCGCTCGACGCCAAGGTCCGCCTCCAGCTGCGCGAGGAGATCCGGCGCCTGCAGCAGGAGTTGGGCATCACCACCCTGTTCGTCACCCACGACCAGGAGGAGGCGCTGTCCATGGCCGACCGCGTCGCCGTGCTGCGCGCGGGCCGGCTGGAGCAGTGCGCCACCCCGTCCGAGCTGTACGGCCGGCCGGCCACCGCCTTCGTCGCCGAGTTCGTCGGCACCATGAGCCGCATCCCGTGCGCCCGCACCTCGGACGGCGTCGAGGTGCTCGGCCGCCGCCACGCGGTGGACGGCGAGATCCCGGCCGACGGCGAGCTGCAGGTGCTGGTCCGCCCGGAGAACGTCACCCTGACCCCCGCCGCGGACGGCCCGGCGCTGGTCGTCTCCGCGTCCTTCCTGGGCGCCGTCACCCGGATCACCGTCCGCCTCGCCGACGGCACCGAGGTCAAGGCCGACCTGCCCACCGAGGCCACCGCCGCCCTGCCGGTCGGCTCGCACGCCGAGCTCACCCTGCCGCAGCGCCCCGTGCTGGTGGACCGCCGTCCCGCCTGA
- a CDS encoding HAD family hydrolase — translation MPESPLPASPGLPAAVLFDMDGTLVDTEQLWWQTAAEVAEELHHPLTDRDAPEVLGQAVEHTAAHLHRVSGTTLSEAELAARLGDSFAGKVAAETVPRPGALALLASLRDARVPTALVSASPRRVVDLVLSAIGRDWFAVTLAAEDTARTKPAPDPYLAAAERLGLDPASCVAVEDTPTGVASASAAGCAVLAVPSTATPMPDGDRITLLASLEQADLALLGKITAAPPVRP, via the coding sequence ATGCCTGAATCCCCCCTGCCCGCCTCCCCCGGGCTCCCCGCCGCCGTCCTGTTCGACATGGACGGCACCCTGGTCGACACCGAGCAGCTGTGGTGGCAGACCGCCGCCGAGGTCGCCGAGGAGCTGCACCACCCGCTCACCGACCGGGACGCCCCCGAAGTCCTCGGCCAGGCCGTCGAGCACACCGCCGCCCACCTGCACCGGGTCAGCGGCACCACCCTCAGCGAGGCCGAACTCGCCGCCCGGCTGGGCGACTCCTTCGCCGGCAAGGTCGCCGCCGAGACGGTTCCGCGCCCCGGCGCGCTCGCCCTGCTGGCGTCCCTGCGCGACGCCCGGGTGCCCACCGCGCTGGTCTCCGCCTCCCCGCGCCGGGTGGTCGACCTCGTGCTGTCCGCCATCGGCCGGGACTGGTTCGCCGTCACCCTCGCCGCCGAGGACACCGCCCGCACCAAGCCCGCGCCCGACCCGTACCTCGCAGCCGCCGAACGGCTCGGCCTCGACCCGGCCAGCTGCGTCGCCGTCGAGGACACCCCCACCGGGGTCGCCTCCGCCAGCGCGGCCGGCTGCGCCGTGCTCGCCGTGCCGTCCACCGCCACCCCGATGCCGGACGGCGACCGGATCACCCTGCTCGCCAGCCTGGAGCAGGCCGACCTCGCGCTGCTCGGGAAGATCACCGCCGCGCCGCCGGTTCGACCCTGA
- a CDS encoding DMT family transporter — translation MPYVLLALAILSEVCATSCLKLTEGFTRLWPSLGVGVGYALSFLLLGRALKHIPVSVAYAVWSGAGTAAVAGIGVVAFGESLGRLQWLGIALVIAGVVVINLKSSH, via the coding sequence ATGCCCTACGTCCTGCTCGCCCTCGCCATCCTGAGCGAGGTCTGCGCCACCAGCTGCCTCAAGCTCACCGAGGGGTTCACCCGCCTCTGGCCGAGCCTGGGGGTCGGCGTCGGCTACGCGCTCTCCTTCCTGCTGCTGGGCCGCGCCCTCAAGCACATCCCGGTCTCGGTCGCGTACGCGGTCTGGTCGGGCGCCGGGACGGCGGCGGTCGCCGGGATCGGCGTGGTCGCCTTCGGCGAATCGCTCGGGCGGCTGCAGTGGCTGGGGATCGCGCTGGTGATCGCCGGGGTGGTCGTGATCAACCTCAAGAGCAGCCACTGA
- a CDS encoding phosphonatase-like hydrolase translates to MTDPNRTTADIRLVVLDMAGTTVADGGLVEQAFTAAAATLGVEAGSPDFEPMLAHVRATMGESKISVFRHLFGEEEKAQRANTAFEAAYHDLVDAGHCAALPGAAEAIAELRGQGRKVVLTTGFSRATQDRILTALGWQSVADLTLCPAEAGRGRPYPDLALTALLRTGTESVRQIAVAGDTGYDMLTGVRAGAAVVAGVLTGAHDAARLRADGATHVLGSVAELPALLGPVRG, encoded by the coding sequence CCGACATCCGGCTGGTCGTGCTCGACATGGCCGGCACCACCGTGGCCGACGGCGGCCTGGTCGAGCAGGCCTTCACCGCCGCCGCGGCGACCCTCGGCGTCGAGGCCGGCAGCCCCGACTTCGAGCCGATGCTGGCGCACGTGCGCGCCACCATGGGCGAGTCCAAGATCTCCGTCTTCCGGCACCTGTTCGGCGAGGAGGAGAAGGCCCAGCGGGCCAACACCGCCTTCGAGGCCGCCTACCACGACCTGGTCGACGCCGGCCACTGCGCCGCCCTGCCCGGCGCGGCCGAGGCCATCGCCGAACTGCGCGGCCAGGGCCGCAAGGTGGTCCTCACCACCGGCTTCTCCCGGGCCACCCAGGACCGCATCCTCACGGCCCTCGGCTGGCAGTCCGTCGCCGACCTCACCCTCTGCCCCGCCGAGGCCGGGCGCGGCCGCCCGTACCCGGACCTCGCGCTCACCGCGCTGCTGCGCACGGGCACCGAGTCGGTGCGGCAGATCGCCGTCGCCGGGGACACCGGCTACGACATGCTGACCGGCGTGCGGGCGGGCGCCGCGGTGGTCGCCGGCGTCCTCACCGGCGCCCACGACGCGGCCCGGCTGCGGGCCGACGGCGCGACCCACGTGCTCGGATCGGTGGCGGAGCTGCCGGCGCTGCTGGGGCCCGTCCGGGGCTGA